A single genomic interval of Eurosta solidaginis isolate ZX-2024a chromosome 3, ASM4086904v1, whole genome shotgun sequence harbors:
- the TpnC47D gene encoding troponin C isoform X1 translates to MSDALIDEDLTPEQIAVLQKAFNSFDHQKCGSISTEMVADILRLMGQPFDKKILEELIEEVDEDKSGRLEFEEFVQLAAKFIVEEDDEAMQKELREAFRLYDKLGNGYIPTASLREILRELDDQLTNEELDIMIEEIDSDGSGTVDFDEFMEMMTGE, encoded by the exons GATGAGGATCTGACTCCCGAGCAAATTGCCGTGTTGCAAAAGGCCTTCAACAGTTTCGATCATCAAAAATGCGGCAGCATCTCAACTGAAATGGTCGCTGATATTCTGCGCCTTATGGGTCAGCCCTTCGATAAGAAAATCTTGGAAGAACTGATCGAGGAGGTCGATGAAGACA AGTCCGGTCGTTTGGAATTCGAAGAATTCGTACAACTCGCTGCCAAATTTATTGTTGAGGAAGACGATGAAGCTATGCAAAAGGAATTGCGTGAAGCTTTCCGTTTGTATGACAAATTGGGTAATGGCTACATTCCAACTGCTAGCTTGCGTGAAATTCTACGTGAATTGGATGATCAGCTGACCAATGAGGAGTTAGACATCATGATTGAGGAAATCGATTCCGATGGTTCTGGTACCGTTGATTTCGATG AATTCATGGAAATGATGACTGgcgaataa
- the TpnC47D gene encoding troponin C isoform X2 produces the protein MDEDLTPEQIAVLQKAFNSFDHQKCGSISTEMVADILRLMGQPFDKKILEELIEEVDEDKSGRLEFEEFVQLAAKFIVEEDDEAMQKELREAFRLYDKLGNGYIPTASLREILRELDDQLTNEELDIMIEEIDSDGSGTVDFDEFMEMMTGE, from the exons GATGAGGATCTGACTCCCGAGCAAATTGCCGTGTTGCAAAAGGCCTTCAACAGTTTCGATCATCAAAAATGCGGCAGCATCTCAACTGAAATGGTCGCTGATATTCTGCGCCTTATGGGTCAGCCCTTCGATAAGAAAATCTTGGAAGAACTGATCGAGGAGGTCGATGAAGACA AGTCCGGTCGTTTGGAATTCGAAGAATTCGTACAACTCGCTGCCAAATTTATTGTTGAGGAAGACGATGAAGCTATGCAAAAGGAATTGCGTGAAGCTTTCCGTTTGTATGACAAATTGGGTAATGGCTACATTCCAACTGCTAGCTTGCGTGAAATTCTACGTGAATTGGATGATCAGCTGACCAATGAGGAGTTAGACATCATGATTGAGGAAATCGATTCCGATGGTTCTGGTACCGTTGATTTCGATG AATTCATGGAAATGATGACTGgcgaataa